GTGGTACAAACATTGAAATTAGAATTCAGAATAGAAAAGCAAATGAATAGGAAAGCAAACTACAAACTTCAAAGTGTGTTGGTTGGTGTACGCTGAATTCTCAGATTTCTATGACCCGAAAAGTTTTTAACTGctgagattttaatttttttttttccttgttttaaggGAAACTATTGAAACGTAAAGAAGACAGGGACTTGAAATATACTAAAATATACTAAAGGAAGTATAGTAATAATGAATTACATAAGGTAAAAAATACCAGTGTATTTAAAAGAATTTATTCACTTTtgtttgaaacaaaaaaaaattattatttttttcttagcttTCCTTATTGATGCCAtaactttcttatttttattttgcagctaaaggcagaaaaataccattataaaaaaagaaaatatgagaaattACACAGAAGCAACAGAGTTTATTCTACTGGGATTGACAAATGACCCACAGGGGCAGGTTGTactttttgtatttcttcttgtcACCTACATGCTAAGTGTGAGTGGGAACCTGATCATTATCACCCTCACTCTTTCAGATCCCCATCTCCAGActcccatgtatttcttccttcgGAATTTCTCCTTCCTGGAAATATCATTCACGTCTGTTTGCATTCCCAGATTCCTAGTCACCTTTGTAACTGGGAACAGAGCCATCTCCTATAGTGGTTGTGTGACTCAgttattttttttcatcttcttaGGAGTGACAGAGTTTTATCTCCTGGCCgccatgtcctatgaccgctatgtggccatctgcaaaccTTTGCATTACACCACTATCATGAGCCGCAGAGTCTGTATCCTGCTCGTTTTTAGCTCTTGGTTTGCGGGATTCCTGATCATCTTTCCGCCAATAATCCTGCTGCTGCAGCTGGATTTCTGTGCCTCCAATGTAATTGATCATTTTATCTGTGACTCTTCTCCAATTCTGCAGCTTTCTTGCACAAATACTCACTTTCTAGAactcatggctttttttttagcTGTGGTAACACTCATGGTCACCTTGACACTAGTTATTCTCTCTTACACGTATATCATCCAGACTATTCTGAGAATTCCTTCCATGAGTCAAAGGAAAAAAGCATTTTCCACTTGTTCCTCCCACATGATTGTTGTCTCCCTCTCTTATGGCAGCTGCATCTTCATGTACATTAAGCCTTCTGCAAGGGAAAGGGTGACATTAAGCAAAGGAGTAGCTGTGCTCAATACCTCAGTGGCTCCCCTCTTGAATCCCTTCATATATACACTAAGGAATCAGCAAGTGAAACAAGCCTTCAATATCATGGTCCAGAGGATGgtcttttcttcaaataaatgaatatgcttatattaaaatgtataattggaagaaaaaccaaatgaaaaatcTCTACCCTTCTCTACATAAATTCTTTCTAAACACCTCATTTCAATACATCAATTAGACATACTTATGTATAATGAATGCATCTTTTTAAAATCAGCCTAAAAACCAGAGCTTAACTGCTTTATTTCTTATAAAATGCTTGTTGTTTCACCTATTTAACTGAATTTTAGTTAAATTAATAATCTTCACTGTTTCTCATATCAAGTCCAGGTAGATTATGAATTCAATCCCCAAAATAGAGGTAGTtataaataaatactttaaaacaaacaaaaaacagcatgggcaaataaacaatttattttatttgaaataagtaaaacaaagcaTCTTAATTAATATTTCTGAAGTTCCTTCTTCAGTGTCACCAGGAGGAACATGTTATAAAACGAAAACcagcatcaaaattttacttgcatatataaataaaatgtagttaaAATATGTGACATTAGAATTTAAGGTATTTTTTCAGAAACATTATCTTCATTATTTGAACTGAGGTTGCATTGATTTTGTATTTCTTAGAAAAAATTGGCAAAGTTTCGGTGTAAGAAGAGATGACATTTACCTTACATTTTTCCTTTAGTAATATTTCCTAAAAAAT
The DNA window shown above is from Elephas maximus indicus isolate mEleMax1 chromosome 4, mEleMax1 primary haplotype, whole genome shotgun sequence and carries:
- the LOC126075544 gene encoding olfactory receptor 6C75 translates to MRNYTEATEFILLGLTNDPQGQVVLFVFLLVTYMLSVSGNLIIITLTLSDPHLQTPMYFFLRNFSFLEISFTSVCIPRFLVTFVTGNRAISYSGCVTQLFFFIFLGVTEFYLLAAMSYDRYVAICKPLHYTTIMSRRVCILLVFSSWFAGFLIIFPPIILLLQLDFCASNVIDHFICDSSPILQLSCTNTHFLELMAFFLAVVTLMVTLTLVILSYTYIIQTILRIPSMSQRKKAFSTCSSHMIVVSLSYGSCIFMYIKPSARERVTLSKGVAVLNTSVAPLLNPFIYTLRNQQVKQAFNIMVQRMVFSSNK